In a genomic window of Pirellulales bacterium:
- a CDS encoding multidrug efflux RND transporter permease subunit, with translation MFSRFFIDRPIFATVLSVVITLAGAIAIFALPVTQYPEITPPTVEVSTTYPGANAQVVADTVAAPIEQQVNGVESMMYLSSQCTNDGNYVLTVTFEPGTDLNLAQVMVQNRVSLAEPILPDLVKRRGVTVKKKSPSVLMIVNLFSPDGSRDNLYLSNYATIQLRDELSRVSGVGAISFLGQRDYSMRIWLDPQQMAMRGISSADVVRAIEQQNTQVAAGQIGQPPAPTGQVFQYTMTTLGRLAEELQFGDMILRADTERRIIRLRDVAKTELGALAYDQVCTLDTQPSVALSIYQRPGSNALDTAEMVRAKMDELKARFPEGVDYAIVYDTTPFIRESVNEVFGALRDAVILVAIVVLVFLQGWRAAIIPLVAVPVAIIGTFAAMVAAGFSLNTLTLFGLVLAVGIVVDDAIVVVEAIEHHIEEGLAPRDAAVQAMQDVAGPVIAVGLVLTAVFIPCAFISGVIGQFFRQFAVTIAISTIISAFNSLTLSPALAVLLLRPRSSGHGEALPRLGLAIAGAWGGVRLLAPYLEEWIATPLADLPLGLGSPWPWIGGAIGTIVIWFTSGLINAALLWVFRVFNYGFNLLTGGYVASVSFLLRVSVIVLVLYAGLTALTFKVFTETPTGFIPSHDKGYLIVNVRLPDSASLERTQAVMKSIESIADARPGVSHTVAIAGQSLLLGANAPNFGSMYVMLDEFHDRAVNGLTADVIAGQLKELFEEQVRDGEINILGAPPIDGLGTAGGFKIVIEDRSDTGITALEAVSGEIVKQGNDSAGLRDLFTSVRANTTWLYLDIDRAAVKAMDISMSDVFNTLQVNFGSLYVNDFNRFGRTWQVNVQADARYRMQPDDLKRLYVPGKQGQMVPFSAFTKVNEVSGPVMLVRYNLYSSSFINADAAPGTSSGEAINQLQELAEKNLGPSMRAEWTELAFLQRRVGNTAMFAFILAVVLVFLVLAAQYESWSLPLAVILVVPMCLLCSVVGVIVAHMDINIFTQIGFVVLVGLACKNAILIVEFARARQVAGVDRYQATLAACRLRLRPIIMTSFAFIFGVVPLVLSEGAGAEMRRTLGTAVFAGMLGVTIFGIFLTPVFFYVIQGVSDWRERNRSA, from the coding sequence ATGTTCTCCCGCTTCTTTATCGATCGGCCAATTTTCGCCACAGTGCTGTCCGTGGTTATCACGCTCGCCGGAGCGATCGCCATTTTTGCGCTGCCGGTGACCCAATATCCCGAGATCACTCCGCCTACGGTCGAGGTATCGACGACCTACCCTGGCGCCAATGCGCAGGTCGTGGCTGACACAGTAGCAGCCCCCATCGAGCAGCAAGTGAACGGCGTCGAGAGCATGATGTATCTCTCGTCGCAATGCACCAACGATGGCAACTACGTGCTAACGGTCACCTTTGAGCCCGGTACTGACCTGAACCTGGCCCAAGTCATGGTGCAAAATCGCGTCTCACTGGCCGAGCCGATTCTGCCAGACCTGGTTAAGCGACGCGGCGTGACTGTCAAAAAGAAGTCGCCCAGCGTATTGATGATCGTCAATTTGTTTTCCCCGGACGGCAGCCGCGATAATTTGTATCTGAGCAACTATGCCACCATCCAATTGCGCGACGAGTTGTCGCGTGTGTCAGGCGTGGGGGCCATTTCGTTCCTCGGCCAGCGTGACTACAGCATGCGCATCTGGCTCGACCCGCAGCAGATGGCGATGCGCGGTATCAGCTCGGCCGACGTGGTTCGCGCCATTGAACAGCAAAACACGCAAGTTGCCGCAGGGCAGATAGGGCAACCACCAGCGCCGACGGGCCAGGTCTTTCAGTACACCATGACCACCCTCGGTCGGTTGGCCGAGGAGCTGCAATTCGGCGACATGATTCTGCGGGCCGACACCGAACGTCGCATTATCCGGCTGCGCGATGTCGCCAAGACCGAGCTGGGCGCCTTGGCGTATGATCAGGTCTGCACGTTGGACACGCAGCCCTCTGTGGCGCTATCGATCTATCAGCGTCCCGGATCCAACGCACTCGACACAGCTGAGATGGTGCGCGCGAAAATGGACGAGCTCAAGGCTCGCTTTCCTGAAGGAGTCGACTACGCCATCGTTTACGATACGACTCCGTTCATACGCGAGTCGGTCAACGAGGTTTTCGGTGCACTGCGCGATGCCGTGATCCTGGTGGCGATCGTGGTACTGGTCTTTCTACAAGGATGGCGGGCCGCGATCATTCCGCTCGTAGCCGTGCCGGTGGCAATTATCGGCACATTTGCCGCAATGGTAGCCGCGGGATTCAGCCTGAATACCCTCACGTTATTCGGCCTGGTGCTGGCCGTGGGCATCGTCGTCGATGATGCCATCGTGGTGGTGGAAGCGATCGAGCATCATATCGAAGAGGGTCTTGCGCCGCGTGACGCGGCCGTGCAAGCGATGCAAGATGTCGCTGGCCCCGTTATCGCCGTGGGTTTAGTGCTCACGGCCGTTTTCATTCCTTGCGCCTTTATTTCTGGCGTGATTGGCCAATTCTTCAGGCAGTTCGCCGTAACGATCGCGATTTCGACGATCATATCAGCGTTTAATTCATTGACGCTTAGCCCGGCACTCGCGGTGCTGTTGTTACGGCCGCGATCGTCCGGTCATGGCGAGGCATTACCGCGCCTCGGGTTGGCCATTGCCGGAGCCTGGGGCGGCGTGCGATTGCTGGCTCCGTATTTGGAAGAATGGATCGCCACGCCGCTGGCAGACTTGCCGCTGGGGCTCGGCTCGCCCTGGCCCTGGATCGGCGGCGCAATCGGGACGATCGTAATCTGGTTCACCAGCGGCCTGATCAACGCGGCACTTCTCTGGGTGTTCCGCGTCTTCAACTATGGGTTCAATTTGCTGACTGGCGGGTACGTGGCCAGTGTGAGCTTTCTATTGCGTGTCAGCGTTATCGTCCTGGTACTCTACGCGGGTTTGACCGCCCTGACGTTCAAAGTGTTCACCGAAACGCCTACTGGCTTCATCCCCTCGCATGACAAAGGCTACTTGATCGTCAACGTGCGTTTACCCGACTCGGCGTCGCTCGAACGAACGCAGGCGGTGATGAAATCGATCGAGTCCATCGCCGACGCACGGCCCGGTGTCAGCCACACGGTTGCGATCGCCGGGCAATCGCTGTTGTTGGGCGCCAATGCCCCCAACTTCGGATCGATGTACGTGATGCTCGACGAATTTCACGATCGTGCCGTGAACGGACTTACTGCCGATGTGATCGCCGGGCAGCTCAAGGAACTTTTCGAAGAACAAGTCCGCGATGGAGAGATCAACATCCTGGGTGCCCCGCCCATTGATGGGCTCGGCACGGCGGGTGGATTCAAAATCGTCATTGAAGATCGCAGCGATACCGGCATTACCGCGCTCGAAGCCGTCAGCGGCGAAATCGTCAAGCAGGGGAACGATTCTGCTGGCCTACGCGACCTCTTTACAAGCGTGCGCGCCAACACGACGTGGCTTTATCTCGACATTGACCGCGCCGCCGTCAAGGCGATGGACATCTCGATGTCCGATGTGTTCAACACGCTGCAAGTCAACTTCGGGTCACTGTACGTGAACGATTTCAATCGCTTTGGCCGCACCTGGCAGGTCAACGTGCAGGCCGATGCCCGCTATCGAATGCAGCCCGACGATCTCAAACGCCTTTACGTGCCAGGCAAGCAAGGGCAGATGGTCCCATTCTCGGCCTTCACCAAGGTCAACGAAGTCAGCGGACCCGTTATGCTCGTGCGCTACAACTTGTATTCGTCGTCCTTCATCAATGCCGATGCAGCCCCTGGAACTAGCTCGGGCGAGGCCATCAATCAGCTACAAGAACTTGCCGAAAAGAATCTAGGTCCCTCAATGCGGGCCGAATGGACGGAACTGGCCTTTTTGCAGCGACGGGTCGGTAACACGGCCATGTTCGCCTTCATATTGGCCGTGGTGCTCGTATTTTTGGTGTTGGCGGCGCAGTACGAAAGCTGGTCCTTGCCACTTGCCGTAATTCTGGTGGTGCCCATGTGCTTACTGTGCTCGGTCGTCGGCGTGATCGTGGCCCATATGGACATCAACATCTTCACGCAGATTGGCTTCGTCGTTTTGGTGGGTCTGGCGTGCAAGAACGCCATTCTGATCGTCGAGTTTGCCCGCGCCAGACAAGTGGCCGGGGTCGACCGATATCAGGCGACTCTGGCCGCCTGCCGCCTGCGATTGCGGCCGATCATTATGACCTCGTTTGCCTTCATCTTCGGCGTCGTGCCACTGGTTTTGAGCGAAGGAGCTGGGGCCGAAATGCGTCGCACGCTAGGCACTGCGGTGTTCGCCGGCATGCTCGGCGTGACGATCTTTGGCATCTTCCTGACGCCGGTCTTCTTTTACGTCATCCAAGGCGTATCGGACTGGCGCGAGCGCAACAGGTCCGCATAA
- a CDS encoding PQQ-binding-like beta-propeller repeat protein, translating to MSLRERKRSIGRVILCAATAAVAVCLCPRWVNSAVNWVVAPPGTTIAASDKDESKRPFRLIAQSTDNTEAWQDFDRHRQRGTWERAFKALEKAKASNPNALVPRDDDFYIPSRMYTRQLLASLPQAGKDAYRIFNDPEAKKLLDAAQGKDEASQLADLVEQYFLSSVTDVAADRLGDLEFERGDVEQAADRWLSVLRYRPESSLSRAQLLTKAGIALIRAGRTDEARGIARQLRERYAQDTVLLGGREVNALAHLTAVLAGPSGAKQDQQDISSADLSFAADGHALWRFQILSPASAKQLAEANNGWMWNGSMIPTDLVPPTATDGARVYVNYVGYGFALDLKTGKLVWRTAKFHDVVQKMRQNHRLLPEHFGICTAADRVFFVARDPAKMNEQNQPFLLSCRETATGKEVWSSDKVETLKTWHIWGSPTASGDRVYVSALQAGKNRDLHVLAIQASDGKLLWSTHCGTYQADESQLYNQRASKPALVLQGERLYIDTHIGSLLLIDTKSGATLWGFNYDADPPSTDYWWGEPRPLLTAGPPIISDDMLFVKGMRSSRLCAVQLSGPSVAFKRAVGTPAILIGGDEDRLYLGGDEIIAIDRKTQKLLWATKVPIATDYTRPIMTAGRLYQFTPRGIFEIDKLTGDVIKRHRGSDLDSLGGTLRIEGSTLVSVSNLAVTAYALSGERAAAPAGAAGQ from the coding sequence ATGTCGCTTCGGGAACGGAAGAGATCCATCGGGCGGGTGATTCTCTGCGCTGCGACTGCCGCAGTAGCTGTGTGCCTTTGTCCGCGTTGGGTAAACTCTGCGGTCAATTGGGTCGTCGCGCCACCGGGCACCACGATCGCCGCTTCGGACAAAGACGAGTCGAAACGCCCGTTTCGACTCATCGCTCAGTCAACCGACAATACCGAGGCTTGGCAGGACTTCGACCGCCATCGGCAACGCGGCACCTGGGAACGGGCCTTCAAGGCACTTGAAAAAGCTAAGGCGTCGAATCCCAACGCGCTAGTTCCTCGCGACGACGACTTTTACATTCCGAGCCGCATGTATACCCGCCAGCTGTTGGCCAGCTTGCCGCAGGCGGGCAAGGACGCCTACCGAATATTCAATGATCCAGAAGCCAAGAAGCTTCTCGACGCTGCGCAGGGTAAGGACGAAGCCAGCCAACTAGCCGACCTGGTCGAGCAGTACTTCCTGTCGTCGGTGACTGACGTTGCGGCCGATCGACTTGGCGATCTCGAGTTCGAGCGTGGCGATGTCGAACAGGCCGCAGACCGCTGGCTGTCTGTGTTGCGCTACCGCCCGGAAAGTTCGCTCTCGCGGGCGCAACTACTTACGAAAGCAGGCATCGCGCTGATCCGGGCTGGTCGCACGGACGAGGCACGCGGCATTGCCCGGCAATTGCGCGAGCGATATGCCCAAGACACGGTGCTACTAGGTGGCCGCGAGGTCAACGCGCTGGCCCATTTAACCGCGGTATTAGCCGGACCGTCAGGCGCGAAGCAAGACCAACAGGATATCAGCTCGGCAGATCTGAGCTTTGCGGCCGATGGCCATGCGCTGTGGCGTTTCCAGATTCTCTCGCCGGCCAGTGCCAAGCAGTTGGCAGAAGCCAACAACGGCTGGATGTGGAACGGCTCGATGATTCCGACTGACCTGGTTCCTCCCACTGCGACCGACGGCGCGCGCGTCTATGTAAATTACGTGGGGTATGGATTCGCATTGGACCTGAAAACCGGCAAGTTAGTCTGGCGAACGGCGAAGTTTCACGACGTCGTGCAGAAAATGCGGCAGAACCACCGGTTGCTTCCCGAGCACTTTGGCATCTGCACGGCCGCGGATCGAGTCTTTTTCGTCGCCCGTGATCCGGCCAAGATGAACGAGCAGAATCAACCTTTTCTGCTGAGCTGCCGCGAGACTGCGACCGGCAAGGAGGTGTGGTCCTCCGACAAAGTCGAGACGTTGAAAACTTGGCACATTTGGGGTTCGCCCACTGCGTCGGGCGACAGGGTCTACGTTTCGGCCCTGCAAGCCGGCAAGAATCGTGATCTACATGTTTTGGCCATCCAGGCATCCGACGGCAAGTTGCTGTGGTCCACGCATTGCGGAACCTATCAAGCCGACGAATCGCAACTCTACAACCAACGCGCGAGCAAGCCGGCTTTGGTACTGCAGGGAGAACGACTGTACATCGACACCCACATCGGCTCGCTGCTTTTGATCGACACCAAGAGCGGTGCGACCTTGTGGGGCTTCAACTACGATGCGGATCCACCCAGCACCGACTATTGGTGGGGCGAGCCAAGACCGTTGCTAACGGCCGGGCCACCCATCATTTCCGATGACATGCTGTTCGTTAAAGGAATGCGATCCTCGCGGCTCTGCGCCGTGCAGCTCTCTGGTCCGTCGGTGGCATTCAAGCGTGCTGTCGGCACGCCGGCCATTCTGATCGGCGGGGACGAAGATCGGTTGTATCTCGGCGGCGACGAAATCATCGCTATCGATCGCAAGACGCAAAAGCTTCTGTGGGCCACGAAGGTTCCCATCGCGACCGACTACACGCGCCCCATCATGACCGCTGGTCGCCTGTATCAGTTCACGCCTCGTGGCATCTTCGAGATCGACAAACTGACCGGTGACGTCATCAAACGACATCGCGGTAGCGACCTGGACTCGCTCGGCGGAACGCTGCGGATCGAGGGCTCGACGCTGGTTAGCGTTTCGAACCTGGCCGTCACTGCTTATGCGTTGTCGGGTGAGCGCGCGGCCGCTCCCGCGGGAGCGGCAGGACAGTGA
- a CDS encoding MoxR family ATPase, translating to MIDQATATDAQVIDADLAGLEKLRTAHKSLREQIARVIVGQDEVIDQLMISIFARGHCMLEGVPGLAKTLMVSTLAECLSLDFHRIQFTPDLMPSDITGTEVLQEDRSTGARELRYVPGPIFANVVLADEINRTPPKTQAALLEAMQERHVSAGGHRHHLPDPFFVLATQNPIEQEGTYPLPEAQLDRFLFKVFVGYPSPDEERKIYRMTTGGQPQAVTKVLAGHEIPELQSLVRRVPVSDHCLDYAMALVRSTRAGEPNAPAYASKWIAWGAGPRAGQALILTSKARAALEGRSSVTIEDIRAVAPPVLRHRLVTTYAAQAEGHSSDSIIAKLLDDVPVRPGVAEVDGQVAQVFRS from the coding sequence GTGATCGACCAAGCAACCGCGACCGACGCCCAAGTCATCGACGCCGACCTCGCCGGACTGGAAAAACTGCGCACAGCGCACAAATCCTTACGCGAACAAATCGCGCGAGTCATCGTCGGCCAAGACGAAGTGATCGATCAGTTAATGATCAGCATATTTGCTCGCGGCCATTGCATGCTGGAAGGCGTGCCTGGGCTGGCCAAGACCTTGATGGTCAGCACGTTGGCCGAATGCCTATCGTTGGACTTTCACCGCATTCAATTCACGCCAGACCTGATGCCCAGCGACATTACCGGCACGGAAGTCCTGCAAGAGGACCGCTCGACCGGGGCGCGCGAGCTGCGCTACGTCCCGGGCCCGATATTCGCCAACGTCGTCCTGGCCGACGAAATCAATCGCACGCCTCCGAAGACGCAAGCAGCCTTGCTCGAGGCCATGCAAGAGCGCCATGTGTCGGCCGGCGGCCATCGGCATCATTTGCCCGACCCGTTTTTCGTGCTGGCGACTCAGAACCCTATTGAACAAGAAGGTACGTACCCCCTTCCCGAAGCGCAACTCGATCGCTTCCTGTTCAAAGTTTTCGTCGGCTATCCTTCGCCGGACGAAGAGCGAAAAATCTACCGAATGACTACGGGCGGACAGCCGCAGGCAGTGACCAAAGTGCTCGCCGGTCACGAAATACCCGAGCTGCAGTCGCTCGTGCGGCGTGTGCCGGTCTCGGACCATTGCCTGGATTATGCCATGGCGCTCGTGCGTTCGACGCGCGCTGGAGAGCCCAACGCGCCGGCCTACGCGTCAAAATGGATCGCCTGGGGCGCAGGGCCGAGGGCCGGCCAGGCACTGATCCTCACCTCCAAAGCGCGGGCCGCGCTCGAGGGCCGTTCGAGCGTCACGATCGAAGATATTCGCGCAGTCGCGCCTCCCGTACTTCGTCACCGCCTCGTGACGACCTATGCGGCGCAGGCCGAGGGACATTCGTCAGATTCAATCATCGCCAAGCTGCTGGACGACGTTCCCGTCCGGCCAGGAGTAGCAGAGGTCGATGGACAAGTCGCCCAAGTATTCCGATCCTGA
- a CDS encoding SGNH/GDSL hydrolase family protein translates to MDANVPSKAKFQATRRRLVVLRLMAVVMAVCVTLLLAEAGLRLVGYSPAYLNAMGSFHEADQITGHRGKRDFSARFKTPQFDTLVVHNERGFRQQEHENPEPSTAHRLFVFGDSFVWGWGVSQGEVFTDQLSRKLPDWHVENLGINGTGTVAQYELFSAECRDSLTPGDVVLLTFFGNDFTDNVEGARRATIQDGKVVTLPADSPLRGGWQRMLQESSYLFNCLSYVVNRWQLDRRLRRAHEQAVVLAAAAEVEYAKKAEAQHALAAAIPQVPASTTAVLGDTTAASAPPIASTESEADLSPAAADSAVSPDDSPPQIVVTRHFLEKWKQDCDRHQVRFLVAYVPGVAELDEGGNAAMAMEERALRQTFFYCADSLGIDVIDLLPEMLAAKKSGGIDQLLIPADGHWNAVGHGIVADIVAARLPGASMARR, encoded by the coding sequence ATGGACGCAAATGTGCCCTCGAAAGCGAAGTTCCAGGCAACACGGCGACGGCTCGTAGTGTTGCGACTCATGGCGGTCGTGATGGCGGTTTGTGTGACCCTGCTCCTCGCCGAAGCCGGGCTGCGACTGGTCGGCTACAGTCCGGCCTATTTGAACGCGATGGGCAGTTTTCACGAGGCGGACCAGATCACTGGGCATCGCGGCAAGCGCGATTTCAGCGCGCGATTCAAAACACCGCAATTCGACACCCTGGTGGTGCATAACGAGCGGGGTTTTCGTCAGCAGGAGCATGAGAACCCAGAGCCATCGACGGCCCATCGCCTGTTCGTTTTTGGCGACTCGTTCGTGTGGGGATGGGGGGTATCTCAGGGTGAGGTATTCACCGATCAGCTCAGTCGCAAATTACCCGATTGGCACGTCGAGAACCTCGGCATTAACGGCACAGGCACCGTGGCACAATACGAGCTGTTTTCAGCGGAATGCCGCGATTCTCTCACTCCGGGCGATGTTGTGTTACTCACCTTTTTCGGCAACGATTTCACCGACAACGTCGAGGGTGCACGCCGAGCAACGATCCAAGATGGCAAGGTTGTCACGCTGCCGGCTGACTCACCATTGCGCGGCGGCTGGCAGAGGATGCTGCAGGAATCGTCATACCTGTTCAACTGCCTATCGTATGTCGTAAACCGGTGGCAGCTCGATCGTCGGCTTCGTCGCGCCCACGAGCAAGCCGTGGTACTCGCCGCTGCGGCCGAAGTCGAGTATGCAAAAAAGGCCGAAGCCCAACATGCCCTAGCGGCTGCAATTCCGCAGGTCCCCGCCTCTACGACTGCAGTTTTGGGCGATACCACCGCTGCATCCGCCCCCCCAATCGCGAGCACCGAATCGGAAGCCGACCTCTCGCCTGCCGCCGCTGACAGTGCAGTATCGCCCGACGATTCACCGCCGCAAATCGTGGTGACCCGTCACTTTTTGGAAAAGTGGAAACAAGATTGCGATCGCCACCAAGTGCGATTTCTAGTGGCTTATGTGCCCGGAGTCGCTGAACTCGACGAGGGGGGCAACGCGGCGATGGCCATGGAGGAGCGGGCTCTCCGGCAGACTTTCTTTTACTGCGCGGATTCGCTAGGCATCGACGTGATCGACCTGCTGCCTGAAATGCTGGCCGCCAAGAAATCCGGTGGGATTGATCAATTGCTGATCCCAGCCGATGGGCACTGGAATGCCGTGGGACACGGTATTGTCGCCGATATCGTGGCGGCACGGCTACCAGGTGCCTCGATGGCACGTCGCTAG
- a CDS encoding DUF58 domain-containing protein, producing the protein MDKSPKYSDPEVLARIAGLTLRAQHVVEGTISGLHRSPFHGFNVEFAEYREYSPGDDLRRLDWRVLGRTDRYYVKQFEEESNLRATLVMDASASMRYGSGQLTKFDYGATVAASLATLLVDQRDPVGLALFDSQPRKIIPPAATQAQLARIIGELEQSQPDRETELGPVLASLSEQLSGRGLIIIISDLLTDLDAVYDGLARLQYRGNEIMILHVLDGDEIDLPFNEMVLFRDIEGQEELYAEPWAFRKAYGAAMQEFISGVRDACGSRGVDYLLLRTDEELGRSLSHYLHARERFRGKKNSGPKR; encoded by the coding sequence ATGGACAAGTCGCCCAAGTATTCCGATCCTGAAGTCCTGGCGCGGATCGCGGGGCTGACTTTGCGTGCCCAGCACGTGGTCGAAGGGACCATCTCGGGCTTGCATCGCAGTCCGTTCCACGGCTTCAACGTAGAGTTCGCCGAGTACCGGGAATACTCGCCCGGAGACGATCTGCGCCGGTTGGACTGGCGCGTGCTAGGACGCACCGATCGCTATTACGTCAAGCAATTCGAAGAGGAAAGCAACCTGCGGGCCACGCTAGTAATGGATGCTAGCGCGTCGATGCGGTACGGCTCGGGCCAACTCACCAAATTCGATTACGGAGCCACGGTGGCCGCATCGCTGGCCACGTTGCTTGTCGACCAACGCGATCCCGTCGGCCTGGCACTATTCGACAGTCAGCCCCGCAAAATCATCCCACCCGCCGCCACACAGGCACAACTGGCGCGAATCATCGGCGAATTGGAACAGTCGCAGCCCGATCGAGAGACCGAGCTAGGGCCCGTACTCGCCTCCCTCAGCGAGCAGCTCAGCGGCCGCGGTCTGATCATCATCATTTCCGATCTATTGACGGATCTGGACGCAGTCTACGACGGGCTGGCTCGGCTGCAATATCGTGGCAACGAGATCATGATACTACACGTTCTCGACGGCGACGAGATCGACCTGCCATTCAACGAGATGGTTCTGTTTCGCGACATCGAAGGGCAGGAAGAGCTGTACGCCGAGCCGTGGGCATTTCGCAAGGCCTACGGCGCGGCGATGCAGGAGTTCATCTCCGGCGTTCGCGATGCTTGCGGCAGCCGCGGCGTCGACTACCTGTTGCTTCGTACCGACGAAGAATTGGGCCGTTCACTTAGTCACTACCTACACGCCCGCGAACGTTTCCGCGGCAAGAAAAACTCCGGCCCCAAACGCTAA
- a CDS encoding SIMPL domain-containing protein yields MRRLAALFLFAALLLLAPYTQWVHGQTISDTDSAEHTRGITVSGSGEVRAKPNMIEVQLRSAAKAELTGDAIVKYRDAKKRTLSAFTGLKIENIEIEEEGLSITPGNAAEMMQMMWRGMANTASKTQIELASTLTVRLKGIDTLTPEEMTETIGKILDVAQDSGATVGPSQEEAAMARWNGRMQHGGIVKFVLNDIAEIREKAYAKAAEDARTRATRQAKLFGVELGDIVNVQEVFVSGDNNNSSRQFNPWYYDGPSDNNEKASRITSDSLTEIPFRVKLLVRFGIRPAAAKAGAD; encoded by the coding sequence ATGAGACGGTTGGCTGCATTATTTTTATTTGCTGCGCTGCTGCTGTTAGCTCCCTACACGCAGTGGGTTCATGGGCAAACGATATCGGACACGGACTCCGCCGAGCACACACGTGGAATCACCGTATCGGGAAGCGGCGAAGTGCGGGCCAAACCCAACATGATTGAAGTGCAACTCCGTTCGGCGGCCAAGGCGGAATTGACCGGCGACGCCATTGTCAAATATCGCGACGCCAAGAAACGAACCCTGTCGGCCTTCACGGGTCTGAAGATCGAGAACATCGAAATCGAAGAGGAAGGTCTGTCGATCACGCCTGGTAATGCCGCCGAAATGATGCAGATGATGTGGCGCGGCATGGCCAATACGGCATCGAAAACGCAGATCGAGTTGGCCAGTACGCTGACGGTGCGTCTCAAGGGTATCGACACTCTCACCCCGGAAGAGATGACTGAAACCATTGGAAAGATCTTGGACGTCGCGCAAGATTCCGGTGCCACGGTGGGGCCATCGCAAGAGGAAGCCGCTATGGCCCGTTGGAACGGTCGCATGCAGCACGGCGGCATTGTGAAGTTCGTTCTTAACGACATCGCCGAGATTCGCGAGAAGGCCTATGCCAAAGCTGCCGAGGATGCGCGCACGCGCGCCACACGGCAGGCCAAGCTGTTTGGCGTCGAACTGGGGGACATCGTCAACGTCCAAGAAGTTTTTGTATCGGGGGACAACAACAACTCTTCGCGGCAGTTCAACCCTTGGTATTACGACGGACCGTCCGACAATAATGAGAAAGCATCGCGGATCACTTCGGATTCGCTGACCGAGATTCCGTTTCGCGTGAAGTTGCTGGTTCGTTTCGGGATTCGCCCGGCCGCAGCCAAGGCCGGCGCCGACTAA
- a CDS encoding prenyltransferase/squalene oxidase repeat-containing protein: MTLLRFDSRGFARLIARVLTRCLPTHQLRTPATVALLNLAIVLASGRGACADEVLPKHVNADTIKAVRAGLDHLATTQGSDGAWGDAGGRAYPVAVSSLAGMAFLAHGNTPTRGRYAPQIQATIEYLLKCAQPSGLLTGPGQDSGQPMHGHGFAMMFLSCVYGMETKESTRARIKEVVQNAVELTAKGQSGAGGWTYIPGAGDEGSVTVTQVQGLRAAHNAGFSVPRGTIEQAVHYIERCSTPEGGICYSLSSGGGPRLAISAAAVATLYNAGEYDAPVAERCLEYVWQNFKATNGWSKGGGHDFYCQLYASQGFYMAGDQYWDEYFPGMRDELLKKQDKGDGSWPGDFIGKSYGTSIAVIILQLPYKYLPVFQR, from the coding sequence ATGACATTACTGCGCTTTGATTCGCGGGGATTTGCCCGCTTGATCGCGCGCGTACTGACACGATGCCTCCCAACGCATCAGCTTCGAACACCGGCCACCGTGGCATTGCTCAACCTGGCAATAGTTTTGGCAAGCGGTCGAGGGGCTTGTGCCGACGAAGTCCTACCCAAACATGTCAACGCGGACACGATCAAGGCAGTTCGTGCAGGGCTAGACCATTTGGCTACCACGCAAGGGAGTGACGGTGCCTGGGGAGACGCCGGGGGGCGCGCTTATCCTGTGGCCGTTTCTTCATTGGCGGGTATGGCCTTTCTGGCACATGGCAACACACCCACCCGCGGTCGCTACGCACCGCAAATACAAGCCACGATCGAATATCTGCTGAAATGTGCCCAGCCCTCGGGATTGCTCACCGGCCCGGGCCAGGATTCCGGTCAACCAATGCACGGCCACGGCTTTGCAATGATGTTTCTGTCGTGCGTATACGGCATGGAGACGAAGGAGTCTACCCGCGCGCGAATCAAGGAAGTCGTGCAGAATGCCGTCGAGCTAACGGCCAAGGGACAAAGCGGCGCCGGGGGCTGGACCTACATCCCGGGTGCCGGCGATGAAGGTTCCGTCACGGTGACTCAGGTGCAAGGACTTCGCGCTGCGCACAATGCTGGCTTCAGCGTCCCACGGGGCACGATAGAACAGGCCGTGCATTACATCGAGCGGTGCAGCACGCCCGAGGGGGGAATTTGCTACTCGCTCAGCAGTGGCGGCGGGCCCCGTTTGGCCATCTCGGCCGCGGCTGTCGCCACACTTTACAACGCCGGCGAGTACGACGCCCCTGTGGCCGAGCGTTGCCTGGAATACGTCTGGCAGAACTTCAAGGCGACCAACGGTTGGAGCAAAGGGGGCGGCCACGATTTCTATTGCCAGCTGTACGCCTCGCAAGGCTTCTACATGGCGGGGGACCAGTACTGGGACGAGTACTTCCCCGGCATGCGCGACGAGCTCTTGAAGAAGCAGGACAAAGGTGATGGTTCCTGGCCAGGAGATTTCATCGGCAAATCGTACGGAACGTCCATCGCAGTGATCATTCTCCAGCTACCTTACAAATATTTGCCTGTCTTCCAACGTTGA